Within Hydrogenispora ethanolica, the genomic segment CGGCTGGGCCACTTTTCTCGGAGTCCTCACCATCATCGGCGGCGCCATGTGGTGTGTGGGCATCATCACCGCGGCCATCGGCGTGCCGCTGATCATCGCCGGCGTCAAGCTGCTCAAGGCGGTCAGCCTCTCCAAGGAAGCCGCCGGCCGCAACCAGCAACAGCTGCTGGGCGAAGTCTTCGCCAATCTGAATTCCTACTTCAAAACCAACGGCATCATCATTGTCATCAGCATCGGCCTGAGCCTCATCCTCCTGGCGCTGGGAATCGCCTTCGGCCTCTCCGCGCTGCTCCAGGGCAAGCTCAACCACATTTTTTAATGCATCACTCCGTCCGTCCCGGAGCGCAGCCTTTCCGGGACGCCCGGCCCCGCGTCGTTCCGCGCCGGCAGTTCCGCCCCGCGGCGGCGCAATGGGGCGCGCCCAGCGGGACGAACCGGGCGCCGGGACGGACGAGGGTCCGGACCGCGCGGCGGATCCGGAAAACCGGACGGAAGCCCTTCGTTCAAGGCCAGACGAACCGGAAAGCGCTCGAGCACGTTTGGAAACGGCTAACGCATGATTTCAGCATCGCGCTGTAATTTTACGGCTCAAAATCATCGGAACACAAACGCCGGATCCCGGAGATAAATACGCGGAAACTATCGGAGCGCATGTTTTCCGGATCAAGATAGGGGCCAATCGCGCGAGAACCGCTTAATTTCTGGTAGGAAGGAGCAATTCGTTGCAATTCGTGGGCAGGGTTTGGAATGACATCCGGGTTCCGAAACAGCCGTTTATTCTGGCGGCCGGTGAGTCCCGCGATCTGGAGGCCCGCTTCGACGGCCGCGAGATCGGCGAGATACCAACTTTCCAATTCGTAACATGCGATCCGGATGAGTGTATCGGGCCGGCCGGCTTCATCAGCTTTTTGACGGAGGTTCGTTTTGATCTCACGGCAATCCGCGGAATCTTTATCGCGCAAAACTACAAAACGGGCCTTGGGATTTAAATAGCCGCGCAATCTTTTGACCAGGCGTTTCTCCAAATCTTGCTTGCCTTCGAATACAATCATCCGGCATGTAAAATTTGGCGGAAGGAGGCGCGGCAACAGCCCTTCCAGCAACGCCGCGGCCGACGGTTCTTCCAAAAAGAAGACCAGCTCGTTCATTGGGGATCGGCCCCCTTGAAGAACCCTTCTTTCCACAAGTACCCCATCTGGTCCCCTGCCTCCATATAGGCCCGGATCTGAGGATCATCCATAGCGCGCCGGATCTGGGTATAGCCATCCTCTTTTACCAGCCAGAATACTTCCTCCAGTCGAGCCGCATTCAGCAGATCTGGGGAGTGCGTGGAGACAAATACCTGCCCTCCCCGTCTGGCGTAGTCGCGGAACTCCTCCACCAATTCCCAAAGCAACTTGGGATAGAGTTGATTCTCAGGCTCTTCGATGCACAGCAAGGGATGGGGCTCCGGATCATGCAGCAAAATAAGATAGGTAAACATTTTGATGGTCCCATCCGAAACATACCGGTCGATAAACGGATCCTTAAACGAACCGTCGCGAAACTTAAGCAACAGCTTGCCGTCCTGGGTCGGTTCGGGAATGATGTCTCCGATCCCCGGAACCCGCCGTTTCATCTTCGCCAGGATTTGCTGAAACGTTTCCGGGTAATTCTCATAAATGTTATTGGCGACGATTTGCAGATTGTCTCCTGTAACCGACAGGTGCTCCGCAAAACCGGCCGCATCTTTACTGCCACGCGCCATATCGATGTGAAAATCGGATACATGCCAACCTTCGATCAACTGGCGCAGCGCGTTGGCGGCCTTGAACCGCTGAAACTGGCCCAAGCCCTTGACGGCCAAGATATCGGCCCGCTCTAATGTCTGACTCTCGCGTTTCAAAGCTTTGTCAGTCTCATCGAAATCTTCCTCATTTTGAATCGCATAGCCCTGACCCAATTGATAATCCAGGAAGTGAAACGGTGATCCCGAAGCGCCACGTTTATAGCGTAAAATTTCCCGTTTTACACAAGGTTTGCCTTTATCTCCGTGGTCCAGGCCAAGCTCCAATCGATACGTAACCAATCGCTCTTTGCCAGTGATGAGCATCCGGTACTGGATCTCAATCATGATATCCTGACCGGCTTGACCCCGCGATACCAGTTCCGCATAGCCACCACGACTCTGCATCGCCCGGGTCACGTTATAGGTCAGACAATCCTTCAAAAAACCGAACACATCAAAGAAAGTACTTTTGCCGCTGCCGTTGGCGCCCACGTTGATGGATAAAGCCGGCAAATTCTGAATATAGACATTTTTTAAGGCCTTAAAATTCTGAACTCGAATGGTCTCAATTCGCATCGTACAACCTCCCTAAGCATTCCGGCCGATAACCGAAACTTGTAAACTTATCGACCAGCTTATTCCAAACAGCGGCTCCAAGAGATTTCACCGGTTTACTCAGTCTCATTTTCGACACACGCCATATTTTTCCTGCGTATGGATTCTTCAATACGTAAAATTGGACCAAGTGGTCCATAAGCTTTCATAGTTATGCAAAAAGGTTTAAGCCCCGACAAGCCGAAAAGGCCATCGGCATCGCTGCCAACAGCCTTTTCTTACGCGCATTGCAGTCTTTCCCGGAACCATTCGCCGGAGACCTTCTCCCGCTCCAGGAGGTCGTCGATGACCTCGCGGAAGAACGACTCCTTCCGCTGCAACAGCTCCCGGACCCGGACCTTCTGGGCCTCCATGATCTCGGTGACCACTTCGTGCATTTGTTCCCTGCCCGCCAGTTCCTCGTGAATGATCCCCAGCCGGGTCAGGCCGGTCTTCAGCATCTGCCGGGCGATGGCGGTCGCCTGCTCGAAATCGTTGGCCGAGCCGGTGCTCCAATTGCCATAGACCAGCTCTTCGGCCATGGCCCCGCCCAGGCAGATCGCGATCTGATCCTCCAGGTATTCCCGGGTGTACAGATACTGCTCCTCGGTCTGGGTCTGGCGCATGAAGCCCAGGGCCTTGCCGCGCGGGATCACCGTCAGGGTGGCCACCGACTCCGGCCGGAGCAGCTCGCTGACCATGGCGTGGCCGGTCTCGTGAACCGCCACCCGCCGCAACTCGTCGGGCTGCGGCCGCCGCTCCAGCTTTTCGCCCATCATCACCTTGTCGATGGACTCGCGGAACTCCTCCATCCCGATGGCGGTCCGCTCCTTGCGGAAGGCCAGGATGGCGGCCTCATTGACCAGGGACTCCAGATGGGCGCCGGAGAAGCCGAAGGTATCCTTGGCGATCTCCTCCAGGCTCACCTCGTCGGCCAGCGGTTTATCCTTGGCGTGAATCTTCAGGATATGCAGCCGTCCCTCGCGGTCGGGCAAATCCACCTTGACCTGCCGGTCAAAACGGCCCGGCCGCAAAATGGCCGGATCCAGCAGATCGGCCCGGTTGGTGGCGGCGATCACCAGGATCTTCACCGCCTCGTTGGGCTTCAGGCCGTCCATCTCCACCAAGAGCTGGTTCAGGGTCTGGTCATACTCCAGATGCGAGCTGTGACTGCCCCGCTGCCCGGCGATGACCTCGATCTCATCCACAAAGATGATGGCGCTTTGCTTGCCGGCCCGCGCCGCCAGCTGCCGGGCCTTGGTAAAGAGCTGCCGCACCCGCTGCGCGCCGACGCCGGCGTACATTTCGATGAATTCCGAACCCGAAGCGGCCACGAAGACCGAATCGGTATAACTGGAGGCCGCCTTGGCCAACAGCGTCTTGCCGGTGCCCGGCGGTCCGGTGAGCAGGATCCCCTTCAGCGGCCGGATCCCCAGCGCCTTGGTGCGATTGACATCGCAGACAAAGTCCAGCGCCTCCAGAAGCTCTCTTTTGGCGACTTCCTGGCCGCCGATATCGTCAAAGCCGATGCCGCTCTCGCTCCGGCTGAGGTTCTGGCCGCCCAGGGTCTCCAGGCTCCGGAAACGGCCTTGCGTCAGCATGAACAGCAGCAAGAGCGCTCCTCCGATCGCCAGGAGCGGCGTGAGGTCAACCCCGCGCCAGATCAGGTAAACCAATATGCCCAGCCCGCAACCGGCGGGCCATTCCCAATGTTTCATCAAACGGAGCCACCTCCTGTCGGGTTCGCAGCCGGATTACCGGCGGCCGCCGTCCGCTCCGCGCGGGGCAGCGCCTGGTAGAGATAGTGCGAACCGTTTTCCATCTGAATAAAGATAAAGTTCTGGCCCAAATAAACCCGGGCCTTGACGCCGGTCAAGGCATCCAATTCCTCTTTGAGCTGGATGTAACTGCCCGATACCTGGGCCTCCTCCAGATAGAACGATAACTGATACCGCGCCGTCCGCAACCGGGCGTCGGAACGGTCGGCGATCCGGTACTCGTCCAGCGGCCGGCCGTAATACCGCTGAACCGCGCCGTCGACCCGCTCCAGCACCTGCTGGAGGTCGGCGACCTTCGCCAGCTGCAGCTCCGCCCGGAGCCGGTTTTTCTCCTCATGAACCGTAAAACGCTGCACTCCCTGAATGGCCAGGACCTCTTTGTGCAAAGGGTCGGCCACCCGAAATTTGGAATTCAGCGCCTGGCCGCCGAAGAGCGCCCCCACTGTAACCAGAAAGGCTACGGCCGCCAGCATCAGTTGTTGCTTATTGATTTTTCCAAATTTCATTCGCTTGGCCCTCCTGATATTCCGTTTCATTGCGCCGCGGTCTCAAAAGTTCTAACGATACCCCCGGATGACCCCGGCGTTTTTCCACACAATTCTCTCGTGTGCTGATCCGCCCCTTTGGAACCCGCTCCCGCCTGGCGAAAAAAAATGCGCCAACATCCCTGCGCACGCGTCAGTTCATTGGGGCGGGCTAGCCTCGCCGCAACCGTGGGCGGCCCAAGACATATCAAGCCGTCGGCTAGGGAACGGCCTAAAATTAACATAAGATATTGTAACACGGGCATTTCTGTAATTATAGTGGCGATTGCTGGAAAGAGGAAGGAACGGCGGACAAAAAAATAAACCCCCGTACTGGGAGTTTTCAAAAAAGGGAGGTAGTTGAAGTACCTTTATTATATTCGATGGATATTACAAAAAGATAAACACGAACTTAACAAATGGAAACATTTCCAGAAAGTGCTATCGCTGAAAAAGCAAAAAAATATCCCCCAAAACGGGGGTATTAAAAAAAAGGGAGGTAGTTGAAGTTGTTTTTATTATAACGGATCGATATTACAATCCGATAAACGAAAACTTAATAGATGAAAAACAAATCACCGTCAAACTTTACAATGAATTGCCATAAAAAAATATCCCCCGCAAGCGGGGGTATCATAAAAAAGGGAGGTAAGTTGAAGTATC encodes:
- a CDS encoding DUF5362 family protein, which gives rise to MDSHLETTATPEPAQAAPVPPAPGAYAPSLIPPLNGWATFLGVLTIIGGAMWCVGIITAAIGVPLIIAGVKLLKAVSLSKEAAGRNQQQLLGEVFANLNSYFKTNGIIIVISIGLSLILLALGIAFGLSALLQGKLNHIF
- a CDS encoding DUF4276 family protein, translated to MNELVFFLEEPSAAALLEGLLPRLLPPNFTCRMIVFEGKQDLEKRLVKRLRGYLNPKARFVVLRDKDSADCREIKTNLRQKADEAGRPDTLIRIACYELESWYLADLAAVEAGLQIAGLTGRQNKRLFRNPDVIPNPAHELQRIAPSYQKLSGSRAIGPYLDPENMRSDSFRVFISGIRRLCSDDFEP
- a CDS encoding AAA family ATPase; its protein translation is MRIETIRVQNFKALKNVYIQNLPALSINVGANGSGKSTFFDVFGFLKDCLTYNVTRAMQSRGGYAELVSRGQAGQDIMIEIQYRMLITGKERLVTYRLELGLDHGDKGKPCVKREILRYKRGASGSPFHFLDYQLGQGYAIQNEEDFDETDKALKRESQTLERADILAVKGLGQFQRFKAANALRQLIEGWHVSDFHIDMARGSKDAAGFAEHLSVTGDNLQIVANNIYENYPETFQQILAKMKRRVPGIGDIIPEPTQDGKLLLKFRDGSFKDPFIDRYVSDGTIKMFTYLILLHDPEPHPLLCIEEPENQLYPKLLWELVEEFRDYARRGGQVFVSTHSPDLLNAARLEEVFWLVKEDGYTQIRRAMDDPQIRAYMEAGDQMGYLWKEGFFKGADPQ
- a CDS encoding AAA family ATPase; amino-acid sequence: MKHWEWPAGCGLGILVYLIWRGVDLTPLLAIGGALLLLFMLTQGRFRSLETLGGQNLSRSESGIGFDDIGGQEVAKRELLEALDFVCDVNRTKALGIRPLKGILLTGPPGTGKTLLAKAASSYTDSVFVAASGSEFIEMYAGVGAQRVRQLFTKARQLAARAGKQSAIIFVDEIEVIAGQRGSHSSHLEYDQTLNQLLVEMDGLKPNEAVKILVIAATNRADLLDPAILRPGRFDRQVKVDLPDREGRLHILKIHAKDKPLADEVSLEEIAKDTFGFSGAHLESLVNEAAILAFRKERTAIGMEEFRESIDKVMMGEKLERRPQPDELRRVAVHETGHAMVSELLRPESVATLTVIPRGKALGFMRQTQTEEQYLYTREYLEDQIAICLGGAMAEELVYGNWSTGSANDFEQATAIARQMLKTGLTRLGIIHEELAGREQMHEVVTEIMEAQKVRVRELLQRKESFFREVIDDLLEREKVSGEWFRERLQCA